The DNA sequence CGGGTTGCCAATTCTCCGGAGCGCAAGAGGCTGACCGCTCTGGAAATTGAAAAATGGGACAGCGAGGAGATTCTTGCACGGTTTCAGGCAGAGGGTGTTCCCTGTGCGCCTCTGCTTGACCGTATGGAACTCATGGAACATGAGCAGATTCTGGCTAACGGGTCGATTGACCGCACGGTTTATGACGGCTTCGGGGAGGTGCGGCAGGCGCGTCCGGCGGCGCAGTTTGATAAAACGCCGAGCGGGATTGCGCGTCCCGCGCCAAAACTGGGCGAACATTCACGGGAAATTCTCACCGCACTGGGGTATGATGACGCAACCCGGCAAAGGTTCATTGATGAGGGGAAAGTGGGCGCCGCAACGGGATAAGATGACGTTATCCGGGCATTAAACCGGACATGTTATATGCAAAAATCCAGCATGTGGATTTTTGGCTTATATGCAAAAATCCAGCATGTGGATTTTTGGCTTATATGCAAAAATTTAGCATGTGGATTTTTGGCTTATATGCAAAAATTTAGCATGTGGATTTTTGGCTTATATGCAAAATCCAGCATGTGGATTGTTGGCTAAGGAGAATAAGGAGAGCGCAATGAGTACGAAACCCGTCTGTATGGTTTTAGGTGCCGGAGCCGGTATCGGCGGCAATGTCGCCAAGAAATTTGCATCGGAAGGCTATCATGCCGTTCTGGCGCGGCGCAGCGATAAAGAGGGATTAGACAGGCTGGTGAAAGACATCACCGACGCCGGCGGGGCGGCCAGCGGGCGCATGGTCAATGCCGTTGAGGACAATGCCATTGAAGATCTGATTGTTGATGTGGAAAAAAACATTGGCCCCATCGAGGTGATGATTTTCAATCTCGGCGCACAGTTCGGCAACCGCACGCTGGAAGAGACGCCCCTTAAACTTTTCGAACTAGGCTGGCGGATGACGAGTATGGCACTGTTCCGCGTGGCCAAGACGCTGGCCCCCATCATGGCCGAGCGGGGCGGCGGCAAGATTCTGGTTACCTCGGCGACCTCCGCCATGCGCGGTAATGCCGGGCAGCATGCCCATGCGGCGGCCATCGGCGGACGGCGGCTGTTATGCCAGTCGCTCAATGCCGAATTATCGGTTAAGGGTATTCACATTTGCCACATATATATAGATGCGGCGATTGAGGCCCCGGACACGCTGGGCAAGTTGCTGGGACCGGAACAGTTCGAGAAATTGCTGAACGAAAGAGGACGCGGCAAGGATCATCTGGTAGTGCCGGAAAAAGTTGCCGATACCTATTTTCATATTGCCCACCAGCACCGCTCGGCGTGGAGTCATGAAGTTGACATCAGGCCGTTTTCAGAACAACCCTGGTGGAACAACCGAAACGAGTGGCAAACCGGAAGAGGTAAAAAACCATGACCAAAACCCTGGAATTTATTATTGATCTCGCCAGCCCGAACAGCTATCTGAGCTATCACGTACTGCCCGGTATTCTGGACCGCACCGGCGCCGACCTGGTGCTGTATCCGTGCCTGCTGGGCGGTATTTTCAAACTGACCGGCAATCAGGCACCGATGATTGCATTTGGCGACATCAAGGGCAAGCTGGCTTATGATCAGCTGGAGACCGAACGGTACATCAAAAAACACGGGCTGACGCAATACAAACTCAACCCGCATTTTCCCCTCAATACACTGATGCTGATGCGCGCTGCGGTAGCGGCACAGCGTAACGGCAATCTCACCGAATATGTTGAAGCCGGCCTCAGGCATGTATGGGAAGACGGCTTGAAAATGGACGACCCTGACGTGTTCAAGGAGGCGATGACGGCCTCAGGTCTGGACGGTGAACGGCTGCTGGCGCAGACCGCCGAGCCGGAAGTAAAAGCGCAACTCATAGAAAACACCGATAAGGCCGTTGCCCGCGGCGCATTCGGCATTCCGACTTTCTATGTGGGCACGGAAATGTTTTTCGGTAAAGAACGGCTGGGGCAGGTCGAAGAAGAACTATCCGGATGATTGCCAAATGATTGCGTAACAAAAGAGGGATGAGAGATGACACTGACCGTAACACCGACCGGTGCCTCCTGCGGGGCCTTTGTGACCGGCGTTGATCTGACCGTCACCTTGTCGGCCGATCTGGTTGCCGAATTGCGGGCGCACTGGCTGGATCATAAAGTGCTGGCTTTTCCCGACCAGCCCATGAGCGATGACGATCTTGAACGCTTTACCCTGTATTTCGGCGAGTTCGGCGAAGACCCTTTCTTTGGCCATATTGACGGCCATGACCATATTGCGGCCATTCAACGCAAGGCCGATGAGAAGACGCGTATATTTGCCGAATTTTTTCATTCGGACTGGAGTTTTCTGGAGGTTCCTCCGGCCGGGACGTGTCTGTTTGGCATCACCATTCCGCCGCTGGGCGGCAATACGCTGTATGCCGACCAGGTTGCCGTCTATGAGCGTCTGCCCGACAGGCTGCGTGACAAGGCCGACGGGCTGACCGCCATTCATTCGGCCGAATTCGGGTATGCGCCTGACGGCGGGTATGGCGAAGAAGACGCCAAACAGGGGCGCAGCATGAACATTATCTTCAGCGAGAAGGCGCGTGAAAAATGCGAGCATCCGTTTGTGCGCACCCATCATGAGACCGGCAAAAAGGCGCTGTATTCATCCCCTTCCTATATTCAGGGGTTTGCCGGA is a window from the Parvularculales bacterium genome containing:
- a CDS encoding 2-hydroxychromene-2-carboxylate isomerase, which produces MTKTLEFIIDLASPNSYLSYHVLPGILDRTGADLVLYPCLLGGIFKLTGNQAPMIAFGDIKGKLAYDQLETERYIKKHGLTQYKLNPHFPLNTLMLMRAAVAAQRNGNLTEYVEAGLRHVWEDGLKMDDPDVFKEAMTASGLDGERLLAQTAEPEVKAQLIENTDKAVARGAFGIPTFYVGTEMFFGKERLGQVEEELSG
- a CDS encoding TauD/TfdA family dioxygenase encodes the protein MTLTVTPTGASCGAFVTGVDLTVTLSADLVAELRAHWLDHKVLAFPDQPMSDDDLERFTLYFGEFGEDPFFGHIDGHDHIAAIQRKADEKTRIFAEFFHSDWSFLEVPPAGTCLFGITIPPLGGNTLYADQVAVYERLPDRLRDKADGLTAIHSAEFGYAPDGGYGEEDAKQGRSMNIIFSEKAREKCEHPFVRTHHETGKKALYSSPSYIQGFAGLEKEESDALLTEFYDYQVSEEVTYSHKWSENMLVMWDNRSLLHAATGGYDGHDRLLHRTTIADTQF
- a CDS encoding SDR family NAD(P)-dependent oxidoreductase; the protein is MSTKPVCMVLGAGAGIGGNVAKKFASEGYHAVLARRSDKEGLDRLVKDITDAGGAASGRMVNAVEDNAIEDLIVDVEKNIGPIEVMIFNLGAQFGNRTLEETPLKLFELGWRMTSMALFRVAKTLAPIMAERGGGKILVTSATSAMRGNAGQHAHAAAIGGRRLLCQSLNAELSVKGIHICHIYIDAAIEAPDTLGKLLGPEQFEKLLNERGRGKDHLVVPEKVADTYFHIAHQHRSAWSHEVDIRPFSEQPWWNNRNEWQTGRGKKP